One Kineococcus aurantiacus genomic window carries:
- a CDS encoding TetR family transcriptional regulator, which produces MDVIEDQPVADGRTTRWAEHRRRRRAELVTAALRAITAKGAGVGMDEVAAAAGTSKTVLYRHFTDKEDLYLAVAERVNSRILRELGEASRRAGDPRDALAAIIDAYVHLVEADPEVYRFVVQHPFLERPLTADPVQRLSATVADETARTITAHLRVGGARDSSADAVAHGLIAMIRTAADRWISSPERVPADTLVSDLTQLAWGGLSAVLTPQEAP; this is translated from the coding sequence GTGGACGTCATCGAGGACCAGCCCGTCGCCGACGGCCGGACCACGCGCTGGGCCGAGCACCGCCGCCGCCGCCGCGCCGAACTCGTGACGGCCGCCCTGCGGGCCATCACGGCCAAGGGCGCCGGGGTCGGCATGGACGAGGTCGCCGCCGCCGCCGGCACCAGCAAGACCGTCCTGTACCGGCACTTCACCGACAAGGAGGACCTCTACCTCGCCGTCGCCGAACGGGTGAACTCCCGGATCCTGCGCGAGCTCGGCGAGGCCTCCCGCCGCGCCGGGGACCCCCGCGACGCGCTCGCCGCGATCATCGACGCGTACGTCCACCTCGTGGAGGCCGACCCGGAGGTCTACCGGTTCGTCGTCCAGCACCCCTTCCTCGAACGGCCGCTGACCGCCGACCCCGTGCAGCGCCTGTCGGCCACCGTCGCCGACGAGACCGCCCGCACCATCACCGCGCACCTGCGCGTCGGCGGCGCGCGCGACTCCTCGGCCGACGCCGTGGCGCACGGCCTCATCGCGATGATCCGCACCGCCGCCGACCGCTGGATCTCCAGTCCCGAACGAGTCCCGGCCGACACGCTCGTCTCCGACCTCACCCAACTCGCCTGGGGCGGCCTGTCGGCCGTCCTCACCCCCCAGGAGGCCCCGTGA
- a CDS encoding acetyl-CoA C-acetyltransferase, protein MTRRAAIVGGNRTPFVRAGHRYAQVSAQDLLVAALDGLVARYGLAGERLGEVVAGAVLKHSRDLNLTREAVLSTALDPATPAYDVQQACATGLETAVLVANKIALGQVEAGIAGGTDSASDAPVAVDDGLRRVLLELSRAKTPRARLAALAKLRPGQLRPAPPRNAEARTGLSMGEHAARTALEFSLTRQAQDELALASHRNLAAAYDRGFFDDLLTPYLGVRRDDLLRPDTTLDKLAALDPVFGRDLPGEATMTAGNSTPLTDGAAVVLLASDEWAAARRLPVLAHLVDAETAAVDHVHGEGLLTAPVVAAPRLLQRTGLTLADFDLVEVHEAFASTVLATLAAWERDGLGTVARDRLNVTGSSLATGHPFAATGARLLATTAKLLHERGGGRALISVCAAGGQGIVAVVEA, encoded by the coding sequence GTGACACGCAGGGCAGCGATCGTCGGAGGCAACCGCACACCGTTCGTCCGGGCCGGGCACCGCTACGCCCAGGTGTCCGCGCAGGACCTGCTCGTCGCCGCCCTCGACGGCCTCGTCGCCCGGTACGGGCTGGCGGGCGAACGGCTCGGGGAGGTCGTGGCCGGGGCCGTCCTCAAGCACAGCCGCGACCTGAACCTCACCCGCGAAGCCGTCCTGTCCACCGCCCTGGACCCGGCGACCCCCGCCTACGACGTGCAGCAGGCCTGCGCGACGGGCCTGGAGACCGCGGTCCTCGTCGCCAACAAGATCGCCCTCGGGCAGGTCGAGGCCGGGATCGCCGGCGGCACCGACTCCGCCAGCGACGCCCCCGTCGCCGTCGACGACGGGCTGCGGCGGGTGCTGCTGGAACTGTCCCGCGCGAAGACGCCCCGGGCCCGCCTGGCCGCGCTGGCCAAGCTGCGGCCCGGGCAGCTGCGGCCCGCCCCGCCGCGCAACGCCGAGGCGCGGACCGGGCTGTCGATGGGCGAGCACGCCGCCCGCACCGCCCTGGAGTTCTCCCTCACCCGCCAGGCGCAGGACGAGCTCGCCCTCGCCAGCCACCGCAACCTCGCCGCCGCCTACGACCGGGGTTTCTTCGACGACCTCCTCACCCCCTACCTCGGCGTGCGGCGCGACGACCTGCTGCGCCCCGACACCACCCTGGACAAGCTCGCCGCGCTGGACCCCGTGTTCGGGCGCGACCTGCCCGGCGAGGCGACCATGACGGCCGGCAACTCCACACCGCTGACCGACGGGGCCGCCGTGGTGCTGCTGGCCTCCGACGAGTGGGCCGCCGCCCGCCGGCTGCCCGTCCTGGCCCACCTCGTCGACGCCGAGACCGCCGCCGTCGACCACGTCCACGGCGAGGGGCTGCTCACCGCCCCCGTCGTCGCCGCCCCCCGGCTGCTGCAGCGCACCGGGCTCACGCTGGCCGACTTCGACCTCGTGGAGGTCCACGAGGCGTTCGCCTCCACGGTCCTGGCGACGCTGGCCGCGTGGGAACGCGACGGGCTGGGCACCGTCGCCCGGGACCGGCTCAACGTCACCGGCTCCTCCCTCGCCACCGGTCACCCCTTCGCCGCCACCGGCGCCCGGCTGCTCGCCACGACGGCCAAGCTGCTGCACGAGCGCGGCGGCGGGCGGGCGCTGATCTCGGTGTGCGCGGCCGGCGGGCAGGGCATCGTCGCGGTGGTGGAGGCGTGA
- a CDS encoding 3-oxoacyl-ACP reductase, whose amino-acid sequence MGLSEDPYGAFVRTAPGKLLASRAGLPRPPRLRRFVPDEEWAVDPALVVGLSGAARVDEVTQWLRDSGIAVGRGDGPLSALVVDASGLRTVAELDELLTLAPRFRRTRGRVLVLSAVPADVEDPEGRAVQRGLEGFVRSLAKEARGGTTVNLLRVADGASTALRSAVEFFCSARSAFVDGQPLVVGEGTPAPARERRVAVVTGAAQGIGAATAQVLARSGHHVVCADVAAAGEQLAAVANRVKGSTLHLDVTAPTAPQRLAEHLADRFDGADVVVHNAGITRDRSFVNLDEDAWRSVLAVNLLAPVRLTEELLRHPGALAPGARFVCLSSINGLAGAKGQTNYATSKAGLVGLVEALAAPLAARGFAVNAVAPGFIETPMTAAMPPVPRELGRRTSSLQQGGLPVDVAEAVGWLAQPDAAGVDGQVLRVCGQNLLGA is encoded by the coding sequence ATGGGCCTGTCGGAGGACCCCTACGGCGCGTTCGTCCGCACCGCCCCCGGGAAGCTGCTGGCGTCGAGGGCCGGGCTGCCGAGACCTCCCCGGTTGCGCAGGTTCGTCCCCGACGAGGAGTGGGCCGTGGACCCGGCCCTCGTCGTCGGCCTCAGCGGGGCCGCGCGGGTGGACGAGGTCACGCAGTGGCTGCGGGACAGCGGGATCGCGGTGGGCCGCGGTGACGGGCCCCTGTCGGCGCTCGTCGTCGACGCCTCCGGGCTGCGCACCGTCGCCGAGCTCGACGAACTGCTGACCCTCGCCCCGCGGTTCCGGCGCACCAGGGGCCGGGTCCTCGTCCTGTCCGCGGTCCCCGCCGACGTCGAGGACCCCGAGGGCCGGGCCGTCCAGCGGGGTCTGGAGGGTTTCGTCCGCAGCCTCGCCAAGGAGGCCCGCGGCGGGACGACGGTGAACCTGCTGCGCGTCGCGGACGGGGCCTCCACGGCGCTGCGCAGCGCCGTGGAGTTCTTCTGCTCGGCCCGTTCGGCGTTCGTCGACGGGCAGCCGCTCGTCGTCGGCGAGGGGACCCCGGCCCCCGCCCGGGAACGCCGGGTCGCCGTCGTCACCGGTGCGGCGCAGGGCATCGGGGCCGCCACGGCGCAGGTGCTGGCCCGTTCGGGCCACCACGTCGTCTGCGCCGACGTCGCCGCGGCGGGGGAGCAGCTGGCCGCCGTCGCGAACCGCGTGAAGGGTTCCACCCTGCACCTGGACGTCACCGCGCCCACCGCCCCGCAGCGCCTCGCCGAGCACCTGGCCGACCGGTTCGACGGCGCCGACGTCGTCGTCCACAACGCCGGCATCACGCGGGACCGCTCCTTCGTGAACCTCGACGAGGACGCCTGGCGCTCCGTGCTCGCGGTGAACCTGCTCGCCCCGGTCCGGCTCACCGAGGAGCTGCTGCGGCACCCGGGTGCGCTGGCCCCCGGCGCGCGGTTCGTCTGCCTGTCCTCCATCAACGGCCTGGCCGGGGCGAAGGGCCAGACGAACTACGCGACCAGCAAGGCCGGTCTCGTGGGGCTCGTCGAGGCGCTGGCCGCTCCGCTGGCCGCGCGCGGGTTCGCCGTCAACGCCGTCGCGCCGGGGTTCATCGAGACCCCCATGACCGCGGCCATGCCGCCGGTCCCGCGCGAACTGGGGCGCCGCACGTCCAGCCTGCAGCAGGGCGGCCTGCCGGTCGACGTGGCCGAGGCCGTCGGGTGGCTCGCGCAACCCGACGCCGCCGGGGTCGACGGGCAGGTGCTGCGGGTCTGCGGCCAGAACCTGCTGGGGGCCTGA
- a CDS encoding MaoC family dehydratase, whose amino-acid sequence MERELTARPALGPLYARALVSRPSGSLDFPRVRVVERAVRFDVDRLAAYCRLTGFPVRDTVPLPYPQAVGFAHQVDLMVREAFPFTVAGVLHLRQEFEQTRALGVTEEFDLSVRAVAMHAHRRGATVDLLTELTAGGGTVWTGRSRYLARGVRWPGTPREGERLDAPDGEGTLWRVPADTGRRYAALSGDRNPIHLSPLTARAFGFRRAVAHGMWTASRALADLGGPAPGAARFEVEFASPVFLPSTVRHVAVPVEGGWSSALRSRDHAKVHLATRFTAGDA is encoded by the coding sequence ATGGAACGCGAACTCACCGCACGGCCCGCGCTGGGCCCCCTCTACGCGCGGGCGCTGGTGTCCCGCCCGTCCGGGTCGCTGGACTTCCCGCGCGTGCGCGTCGTGGAGCGCGCGGTCCGGTTCGACGTCGACCGGCTCGCGGCGTACTGCCGGCTCACGGGTTTCCCCGTGCGCGACACCGTCCCCCTGCCGTACCCGCAGGCCGTGGGTTTCGCCCACCAGGTCGACCTCATGGTCCGGGAGGCGTTCCCGTTCACCGTGGCGGGGGTCCTGCACCTGCGCCAGGAGTTCGAGCAGACCCGCGCGCTGGGCGTCACCGAGGAGTTCGACCTGTCGGTGCGGGCCGTGGCCATGCACGCCCACCGGCGCGGCGCGACCGTCGACCTGCTGACCGAGCTCACCGCCGGCGGCGGGACCGTGTGGACCGGCCGCAGCCGCTACCTGGCCCGCGGGGTGCGCTGGCCCGGCACCCCCCGGGAGGGGGAACGGCTCGACGCCCCCGACGGGGAGGGCACCCTGTGGCGGGTCCCCGCCGACACCGGCCGCCGGTACGCGGCCCTCAGCGGCGACCGCAACCCCATCCACCTGTCCCCGCTGACCGCGCGGGCGTTCGGTTTCCGGCGGGCCGTCGCCCACGGGATGTGGACGGCCTCGCGGGCCCTGGCCGACCTCGGCGGGCCCGCGCCCGGCGCCGCGCGGTTCGAGGTGGAGTTCGCCTCCCCGGTGTTCCTGCCCTCCACGGTGCGGCACGTCGCGGTCCCCGTCGAGGGCGGCTGGAGCAGCGCCCTGCGCAGCCGCGACCACGCGAAGGTGCACCTGGCGACGCGGTTCACGGCCGGTGACGCCTGA
- a CDS encoding VOC family protein gives MIGTVDEVVIDCAEPAVLAAFWARVLGGEPVGRDEAWWSVVPPGWTQLAFQKVPETKTVKNRLHLDVRVDDVEAAAARAEALGARRVGPVHHDRAGSFQVLLDPEGNEWCVVKPA, from the coding sequence GTGATCGGGACCGTCGACGAGGTCGTCATCGACTGCGCTGAACCGGCCGTGCTGGCGGCGTTCTGGGCGCGCGTCCTGGGCGGTGAACCCGTCGGGCGCGACGAGGCGTGGTGGTCCGTCGTGCCGCCGGGGTGGACCCAGCTGGCGTTCCAGAAGGTGCCCGAGACCAAGACCGTCAAGAACCGCCTGCACCTGGACGTGCGGGTGGACGACGTCGAGGCCGCCGCCGCGCGGGCCGAGGCGCTGGGGGCGCGCCGGGTGGGGCCGGTGCACCACGACCGGGCCGGTTCCTTCCAGGTCCTGCTGGACCCCGAGGGCAACGAGTGGTGCGTGGTGAAACCCGCCTGA
- a CDS encoding alpha/beta hydrolase fold domain-containing protein, which yields MTDPASALAPVVVKLLRRNRPYVTEQGARDRVREAALRPAAYGPPRRLRPDVRVDVVTDGGWPVYSITPTAPRTPVGGVVYVHGGGWVNQISSPQWRLAADVAAGTGAVVTVPVYPLLPHGSARVVRDRVAGIVRERTGRYGPTALLGDSAGGQIALSTALHLRDEGLRVPVTTLVSPALDLTFANPGIPRVQPRDPWLGVPGTRALAAAWSGDLPVTDPAVSPLFGDLGGLGPVVVFTGTRDILNPDARELDRRLRAVGGDVEFHEAPGQLHVYPLLPTAPGRAAARVLVEGIGRRLRPAP from the coding sequence GTGACCGACCCCGCCAGCGCCCTGGCTCCCGTGGTGGTGAAGCTGCTGCGGCGCAACCGTCCCTACGTCACCGAGCAGGGCGCGCGCGACCGGGTCCGCGAGGCCGCGCTGCGCCCGGCCGCGTACGGCCCCCCGCGCCGGTTGCGCCCGGACGTGCGCGTCGACGTGGTCACCGACGGCGGCTGGCCCGTCTACTCGATCACCCCGACCGCGCCCCGCACGCCCGTGGGCGGTGTCGTCTACGTCCACGGCGGCGGGTGGGTGAACCAGATCAGCTCCCCCCAGTGGCGCCTGGCCGCCGACGTCGCCGCCGGCACCGGGGCCGTGGTCACGGTGCCCGTCTACCCCCTCCTGCCCCACGGCAGCGCCCGGGTCGTGCGCGACCGGGTGGCCGGGATCGTCCGCGAGCGCACCGGGCGGTACGGGCCGACGGCGCTGCTGGGCGACTCCGCGGGCGGGCAGATCGCGCTGTCCACCGCCCTGCACCTGCGCGACGAGGGTCTGCGGGTGCCGGTGACCACGCTGGTCTCACCGGCTCTCGACCTCACCTTCGCCAACCCGGGCATCCCCCGGGTGCAGCCGCGCGACCCGTGGCTGGGGGTCCCCGGCACCCGCGCCCTGGCCGCGGCGTGGAGCGGCGACCTGCCGGTGACCGACCCGGCGGTCAGCCCCCTGTTCGGCGACCTCGGCGGCCTGGGCCCGGTGGTCGTCTTCACCGGCACCCGCGACATCCTCAACCCCGACGCCCGCGAGCTCGACCGGCGGCTGCGCGCGGTGGGCGGCGACGTGGAGTTCCACGAGGCGCCCGGCCAGCTGCACGTCTACCCCCTGCTGCCGACGGCCCCGGGGCGGGCCGCCGCCCGGGTCCTGGTCGAGGGCATCGGCCGGAGGTTGCGCCCGGCGCCCTGA
- a CDS encoding winged helix-turn-helix transcriptional regulator yields the protein MATNPRPILDATDHSILEQLQRDGRISVADLARAINLSASATAERLRRLTDTGVITGYSATLDPEALGYAVTAFVRLAYPTGNYKPFHDLLEVTPEVVEAHHVTGDDCFVLKVLARSMRDLERITGKLATLGGITTSVVYSSPLPRRRLNPA from the coding sequence GTGGCGACGAATCCCCGGCCGATCCTCGATGCGACCGATCACAGCATCCTGGAGCAGCTGCAACGGGACGGCCGGATCAGCGTCGCCGACCTGGCCCGGGCGATCAACCTCTCGGCCAGCGCCACCGCCGAGCGGCTGCGTCGCCTCACCGACACGGGGGTCATCACCGGCTACAGCGCCACCCTGGACCCGGAGGCGCTGGGCTACGCCGTGACGGCGTTCGTGCGCCTGGCCTACCCCACGGGCAACTACAAGCCGTTCCACGACCTGCTGGAGGTCACCCCCGAGGTCGTCGAGGCCCACCACGTCACCGGTGACGACTGCTTCGTCCTGAAGGTCCTGGCCCGGTCCATGCGGGACCTGGAGCGCATCACCGGCAAGCTGGCGACCCTGGGCGGCATCACCACCAGCGTCGTCTACTCCAGCCCGCTGCCGCGCCGACGCCTCAACCCCGCGTAG
- a CDS encoding rhodanese-like domain-containing protein encodes MVGMSNPISAVDFFAAKLAHQTDPADLAAARAAGAAPLVLDVRSEAGWSQGRIPGAVHLPGAQVHDGIAALAPDLDTPIVVYCWGPGCDGSTKAAFTLASMGYTRVQELIGGFEYWAREGLAVTTDTGRSRRTPDDLVAPVPVG; translated from the coding sequence ATGGTGGGCATGTCGAACCCGATCTCCGCGGTGGACTTCTTCGCCGCCAAGCTGGCCCACCAGACCGACCCCGCCGACCTGGCCGCCGCCCGCGCCGCCGGCGCAGCACCGCTGGTGCTCGACGTGCGCTCGGAGGCGGGGTGGAGCCAGGGCCGCATCCCCGGCGCGGTGCACCTGCCCGGCGCGCAGGTGCACGACGGCATCGCGGCCCTGGCGCCGGACCTGGACACCCCGATCGTCGTGTACTGCTGGGGGCCGGGCTGCGACGGCTCCACCAAGGCCGCCTTCACCCTGGCCTCGATGGGCTACACCCGGGTCCAGGAGCTCATCGGTGGCTTCGAGTACTGGGCCCGCGAGGGGTTGGCGGTCACCACCGACACCGGACGGTCCCGCCGGACCCCGGACGACCTCGTCGCCCCGGTCCCCGTGGGGTGA
- a CDS encoding YetF domain-containing protein yields the protein MEIVVRAVVVFFFLWLVTRVTGRSSLGELSSFQIIIYTAMGDLVQQAVTQQDYSLTAGVLVIGVFTLLTLLLSWVNVRFPGLRKVVHGTPVLVVRDGEPLLDVLHRERMSLDDLRAAARQQGIRRFSEVDVAVLETDGQVSFLRAG from the coding sequence GTGGAGATCGTCGTGCGCGCCGTCGTCGTCTTCTTCTTCCTGTGGCTGGTCACCCGCGTCACCGGCCGTTCCTCACTGGGTGAGCTGAGTTCGTTCCAGATCATCATCTACACCGCGATGGGTGACCTGGTGCAGCAGGCGGTCACGCAACAGGACTACTCGCTGACCGCCGGGGTGCTCGTGATCGGCGTCTTCACGTTGCTGACGCTGCTGCTGTCCTGGGTCAACGTCCGGTTCCCGGGACTCCGCAAGGTGGTGCACGGCACACCCGTCCTGGTGGTCCGCGACGGGGAACCCCTGCTGGACGTGCTGCACCGCGAGCGGATGTCGCTGGACGACCTGAGGGCGGCAGCCAGGCAGCAGGGGATCCGGCGGTTCAGCGAGGTGGACGTCGCCGTGCTGGAGACCGACGGCCAGGTGTCGTTCCTGCGGGCGGGCTGA
- a CDS encoding UDP-glucose dehydrogenase family protein has protein sequence MRMTVIGCGYLGAVHAACMAELGHEVIGIDVDPEKVAALQAARAPFYEPGLPELLERTMATGRLRFTTDMAEAAGSAVHFVCVGTPQKRGEFAADMKYVDSAVDSLLPHVAAGELVIGKSTVPVGTAARLAAKVADKEPGAALAWNPEFLREGHAVEDTLTPDRLVYGVPGGQGTTEGKAAKALLDEVYATPLKRGTPLIVTDYQTAELVKVAANSFLATKISFINAMAELCEKVNADVTQLADAIGHDDRIGRKFLNAGLGFGGGCLPKDIRAFMARAGELGADQTLTFLREVDSINMRRRIRMVDLAREVCDGSLIGKRVAVLGAAFKPLSDDIRDSPALNVAAQIRLQGGDVVLTDPAALDNARKAVPDISYADTVEEAVRGADVVLLLTEWKEYRDLEPATISGLVKEKRILDGRNALDPGRWRAAGWTYRALGRPRA, from the coding sequence ATGCGGATGACTGTCATCGGATGTGGGTACCTCGGCGCCGTCCATGCCGCGTGCATGGCCGAGCTGGGGCACGAGGTCATCGGGATCGACGTCGACCCGGAGAAGGTCGCGGCCCTGCAGGCCGCTCGCGCCCCGTTCTACGAGCCGGGGCTGCCTGAACTGCTCGAACGCACCATGGCCACCGGCCGCCTGCGGTTCACCACCGACATGGCCGAGGCCGCCGGCTCGGCCGTGCACTTCGTCTGCGTCGGCACCCCGCAGAAGCGGGGCGAGTTCGCCGCGGACATGAAGTACGTCGACTCCGCCGTGGACAGCCTGCTGCCGCACGTGGCCGCCGGTGAACTGGTCATCGGCAAGTCCACCGTCCCCGTCGGCACCGCGGCCCGCCTGGCCGCCAAGGTCGCCGACAAGGAGCCGGGCGCGGCGCTGGCCTGGAACCCCGAGTTCCTGCGCGAGGGCCACGCCGTGGAGGACACCCTCACCCCCGACCGCCTCGTCTACGGCGTCCCCGGCGGGCAGGGCACCACCGAGGGCAAGGCCGCCAAGGCGCTGCTGGACGAGGTCTACGCCACGCCCCTCAAGCGCGGCACGCCGCTGATCGTCACCGACTACCAGACCGCCGAGCTCGTCAAGGTCGCCGCGAACTCCTTCCTGGCCACCAAGATCTCGTTCATCAACGCGATGGCCGAGCTGTGCGAGAAGGTCAACGCCGACGTCACCCAGCTCGCCGACGCCATCGGCCACGACGACCGGATCGGGCGCAAGTTCCTCAACGCCGGCCTCGGGTTCGGCGGCGGGTGCCTGCCCAAGGACATCCGCGCGTTCATGGCGCGCGCCGGGGAGCTGGGCGCCGACCAGACCCTCACGTTCCTGCGCGAGGTCGACTCGATCAACATGCGGCGCCGCATCCGCATGGTGGACCTGGCCCGCGAGGTCTGCGACGGCTCCCTCATCGGCAAGCGCGTGGCGGTGCTGGGGGCCGCGTTCAAGCCCCTGTCCGACGACATCCGCGACTCCCCCGCGCTGAACGTGGCCGCGCAGATCCGCCTGCAGGGCGGCGACGTCGTCCTGACCGACCCGGCCGCGCTGGACAACGCCCGCAAGGCCGTCCCGGACATCTCCTACGCCGACACCGTCGAGGAGGCCGTCCGCGGCGCCGACGTGGTGCTGCTGCTGACGGAGTGGAAGGAGTACCGCGACCTGGAACCGGCCACGATCTCCGGGCTGGTCAAGGAGAAGCGGATCCTCGACGGCCGCAACGCCCTCGACCCCGGCCGCTGGCGCGCCGCGGGCTGGACGTACCGCGCGCTGGGCCGCCCCCGCGCCTGA
- a CDS encoding cell wall-binding repeat-containing protein produces the protein MRLRPRTLGLAAALALSTTLVAGAAPATASPGVDLKAAQASRVYGADRVGTAVAASKSFSGGAADAVVLTRSDTFADALAGAPLASDKGGPLLMTSRTALQPEVAAAIRDTLKSTGTVYLLGDGNALSAGVEDAVRALGFRTQRVSGSDRFGTAVEIAKLLPAASTVSVVTGWNFPDGLAAGSLMGVVDTSSAHSIGVVLLSDGANLGPATQGYLAGRAFDTKLAVGGTAVTAVRKYETGWAELAGADRYDTAALVAKQFTSSAFFKDATTVIGVATGENWPDALAGSALLAYAGGPMLLTAKASLPASTRGAIDVIKADAVDNGRSITDVLVFGDQNSVSDAAYDAVVAAAG, from the coding sequence ATGCGTTTGCGTCCCCGCACCCTCGGCCTCGCCGCCGCCCTCGCGCTGAGCACGACGCTCGTGGCCGGTGCCGCCCCCGCGACGGCGTCCCCGGGGGTCGACCTCAAGGCCGCCCAGGCCAGCCGCGTCTACGGCGCCGACCGCGTCGGCACGGCCGTCGCGGCCTCCAAGTCCTTCTCCGGCGGCGCGGCCGACGCCGTCGTCCTGACCCGCTCGGACACCTTCGCCGACGCCCTGGCCGGCGCCCCGCTGGCCTCGGACAAGGGCGGCCCGCTGCTCATGACGTCCCGCACGGCCCTGCAGCCCGAGGTCGCCGCCGCCATCCGGGACACGCTCAAGAGCACCGGCACCGTCTACCTCCTCGGCGACGGCAACGCCCTGTCCGCCGGCGTCGAGGACGCCGTGCGGGCCCTCGGCTTCCGCACCCAGCGCGTCTCCGGCTCCGACCGCTTCGGCACCGCCGTCGAGATCGCCAAGCTGCTGCCGGCCGCCTCCACCGTCTCGGTCGTCACCGGCTGGAACTTCCCCGACGGCCTCGCCGCCGGCTCCCTCATGGGCGTCGTCGACACCAGCTCCGCGCACAGCATCGGCGTCGTCCTGCTCAGCGACGGCGCCAACCTCGGCCCCGCCACCCAGGGCTACCTCGCCGGCCGCGCCTTCGACACCAAGCTGGCCGTCGGCGGCACCGCCGTCACCGCCGTCCGCAAGTACGAGACGGGCTGGGCCGAGCTGGCCGGCGCCGACCGGTACGACACCGCCGCGCTGGTCGCCAAGCAGTTCACCTCCAGCGCCTTCTTCAAGGACGCCACCACCGTCATCGGCGTCGCCACCGGCGAGAACTGGCCCGACGCGCTGGCCGGGTCGGCGCTGCTGGCCTACGCCGGCGGCCCCATGCTGCTGACGGCCAAGGCGTCCCTGCCGGCCAGCACCCGCGGCGCCATCGACGTCATCAAGGCCGACGCCGTCGACAACGGCAGGTCCATCACCGACGTCCTCGTGTTCGGGGACCAGAACTCGGTCTCCGACGCCGCCTACGACGCGGTCGTCGCCGCCGCCGGCTGA
- a CDS encoding DUF2304 family protein encodes MLVIQVLLLVVVLVVGVLLVRSTAGARHQAVRRLLLGALVALAVASILVPTAVTAVANVVGVGRGADLLLYGLVVAFLGFVVSSYRRSRALEETVTQLARRLALDEAPTPEQARHHEGDGPAAGA; translated from the coding sequence GTGCTCGTCATCCAGGTCCTGCTGCTCGTCGTCGTCCTCGTCGTCGGGGTCCTCCTCGTCCGCAGCACCGCCGGCGCGCGCCACCAGGCCGTCCGCCGGCTGCTGCTGGGGGCCCTCGTCGCGCTCGCCGTGGCCAGCATCCTGGTGCCCACGGCCGTGACGGCCGTCGCGAACGTCGTCGGCGTCGGCCGCGGCGCGGACCTGCTGCTGTACGGGCTGGTCGTGGCGTTCCTCGGGTTCGTCGTCTCCTCCTACCGGCGCTCGCGGGCGCTGGAGGAGACGGTCACCCAGCTCGCCCGGCGGCTGGCGCTGGACGAGGCCCCCACACCGGAGCAGGCCCGCCACCACGAGGGTGACGGGCCTGCTGCGGGGGCGTGA
- a CDS encoding glycosyltransferase family 2 protein, with translation MTTSAHSPAPAPADPDPGFDGTWVVVPLFCEAAVIGDVVHGLRTRFRHVVCVDDGSGDDSAARARAAGAVVVRHAVNLGQGAALQTGIAYALRDPLTRSVVTFDADGQHRVEDAAAMVTRLHAEDLDVVFGTRFLDGRTELDPVRRLVLRAAVVYTNRTTGMRLTDAHNGLRVFSRRGAQALRIRHNRMAHASEIVHQVGRSDLRWAEQPVHVLYTDYSRSKGQSLLNSVNILVETLLG, from the coding sequence GTGACCACCTCAGCCCACTCCCCCGCACCCGCCCCGGCGGACCCCGACCCCGGGTTCGACGGGACGTGGGTCGTCGTGCCCCTGTTCTGCGAGGCGGCCGTCATCGGCGACGTCGTGCACGGGCTGCGCACCCGCTTCCGGCACGTCGTGTGCGTCGACGACGGCAGCGGCGACGACTCCGCCGCGCGGGCCCGGGCCGCCGGGGCCGTCGTCGTCCGGCACGCCGTGAACCTGGGTCAGGGCGCCGCCCTGCAGACCGGCATCGCCTACGCGCTGCGCGACCCCCTGACCCGGTCGGTCGTGACGTTCGACGCCGACGGCCAGCACCGCGTCGAGGACGCCGCCGCCATGGTGACCCGCCTGCACGCCGAGGACCTCGACGTCGTCTTCGGGACCCGCTTCCTCGACGGGCGCACCGAGCTGGACCCCGTGCGGCGCCTGGTGCTGCGCGCCGCCGTCGTCTACACCAACCGGACCACGGGGATGCGGCTGACCGACGCCCACAACGGCCTGCGGGTGTTCTCCCGCCGCGGGGCGCAGGCGCTGCGGATCCGGCACAACCGGATGGCGCACGCCAGCGAGATCGTCCACCAGGTCGGCCGCTCGGACCTGCGCTGGGCCGAGCAGCCCGTCCACGTCCTCTACACCGACTACTCCCGCTCCAAGGGCCAGTCGCTGCTGAACAGCGTCAACATCCTCGTCGAGACCCTGCTGGGGTAG